A genome region from Marinifilum sp. JC120 includes the following:
- a CDS encoding methyltransferase domain-containing protein: MNKEHKTGIRCHGGHGRHRRGPTSYGMHDSNQVFKALALQDGNVFLDLGCGPGDYSIHAAGDVGTSGRVYAFDSNNAMLEQVKLQAEENGLKNISTSLGDMTGKLPFEDDSVDTCFMSTSLHCMSLEEYGKSIFAEVRRVLKVSGEVAVLECKKERTEFGPPLHMRISGDELKTVLGPLGFTESKYVDLGFNYLICFTKK; encoded by the coding sequence ATGAATAAAGAACATAAAACCGGCATACGTTGTCACGGCGGACATGGCCGTCATAGGCGGGGGCCCACCAGTTACGGCATGCACGATTCAAATCAGGTCTTCAAAGCTCTTGCTCTTCAGGATGGTAATGTCTTCCTCGATCTGGGGTGCGGTCCCGGAGATTACTCGATCCATGCCGCCGGCGATGTGGGAACATCCGGCAGGGTTTACGCTTTTGACAGCAATAACGCGATGCTGGAGCAGGTAAAGTTGCAGGCTGAGGAGAACGGACTGAAAAATATCAGCACTTCTCTTGGTGATATGACCGGTAAGTTACCGTTTGAGGACGATAGTGTGGATACCTGCTTCATGAGCACTTCCCTGCATTGTATGAGCCTTGAAGAATATGGGAAATCAATCTTTGCGGAGGTCCGTAGAGTTTTGAAAGTTTCGGGAGAAGTCGCTGTGCTGGAATGCAAAAAAGAAAGGACTGAATTTGGTCCGCCGTTACATATGCGTATTTCCGGCGATGAACTCAAAACTGTACTCGGGCCTCTGGGGTTCACTGAGTCTAAATATGTGGATCTTGGGTTTAATTATTTGATTTGTTTCACAAAAAAATGA
- the tssB gene encoding type VI secretion system contractile sheath small subunit produces MAKEGSVAPKERVNIVYKPETGDAKEEVELPLKLLVVGDFTQKEDERMVEDRDPVNIDKDNFNEVLKAQDLELNMGVENKLGDDPDAQMAVKLKFESLKDFDPDRIIKQVPELQKLMELREALKALKSPLSNVPEFRKKVQELVKDDGAREKLLKELGIE; encoded by the coding sequence ATGGCTAAAGAAGGTTCAGTTGCTCCCAAGGAGCGGGTTAACATTGTTTACAAGCCTGAGACAGGAGACGCCAAGGAAGAGGTCGAGCTTCCTCTCAAGCTGTTGGTGGTCGGAGATTTCACCCAGAAGGAAGATGAGCGCATGGTCGAGGATCGTGATCCGGTGAATATCGATAAGGATAATTTTAACGAAGTCCTCAAGGCACAGGATCTTGAGCTGAATATGGGGGTCGAGAACAAGCTCGGCGATGACCCGGATGCGCAGATGGCGGTCAAACTTAAATTTGAAAGCCTTAAGGATTTTGATCCGGATCGGATTATCAAACAGGTACCGGAGCTGCAAAAACTTATGGAATTGCGTGAGGCCCTGAAAGCCCTGAAGAGTCCGCTCTCCAATGTGCCGGAATTCAGGAAAAAAGTTCAGGAACTGGTCAAGGATGACGGCGCGCGCGAAAAGCTGCTTAAAGAACTTGGAATCGAGTAG
- the tssF gene encoding type VI secretion system baseplate subunit TssF — MIEKYYQRELSHLRELAVEFSKTHPALAPMLTGPGADPDVERLLEGSAFLSGMINQKLDDEFPEIVHGLVQLIFPHYLRPIPSTTIVKFTPKPSLMESIRVPAGAQIGSIPVSGTSCIFATTYDVDLHPLSITGVDLVKEAGTSGSLTINLELKGLPLDEWDNSSLRFHLTGDAASASMRYKFLFNYIRDIQISGEDGSLCVLAKSNFKAVGFEDEEALLPYPSQSFPGYRILQEYFILPEKFLFFEITGLDNWRYRGGGSKFKIVLELEKIPQTFDRFTKEDICLFATPAINLFKRDAEPVILDHKRPEYQVRPSGDSGGDYQVYSVDSVVGYVQGTVEEKPYKPFHMFNPQAGEMPVYTVHHRRSPVRDKTDLFVSVAYPAQGSEPMTETLSMALTCTNGTLPEKLRYGDISKPTGTSPELASFENIRQPTSPVQPPLGRNLLWRLLSHLYLNYLSVADVESLRAMVKLYIFTDTRDRSAVVANTKRVEAISGMEVSEGDRLVRGLVMRGREIKMSLSCDGFANSGDLYLFSSVMDRFFSGYASVNCFTRLTVEDTLNKELYKWAAMIGNRPLL, encoded by the coding sequence ATGATCGAAAAGTATTATCAGAGGGAACTTAGCCATTTGCGCGAACTGGCGGTGGAATTTTCCAAAACCCACCCCGCGCTGGCTCCCATGCTGACCGGACCGGGCGCCGATCCTGATGTGGAACGGCTTCTGGAAGGCTCGGCATTTTTGTCCGGCATGATCAACCAGAAGCTGGATGATGAATTCCCGGAGATAGTACACGGTCTGGTGCAGCTGATTTTTCCGCATTACCTGCGTCCTATCCCTTCCACTACTATTGTTAAATTTACCCCCAAACCGAGTTTGATGGAAAGCATCCGGGTCCCTGCCGGGGCGCAAATAGGGTCCATCCCGGTCAGCGGAACGTCCTGCATATTCGCCACAACTTATGATGTGGACCTGCACCCGCTGAGTATAACCGGGGTCGATCTGGTCAAAGAGGCCGGGACTTCGGGTTCCTTGACCATCAATCTGGAATTGAAGGGTCTTCCACTGGATGAATGGGATAATTCCAGTTTGCGTTTTCACCTGACCGGAGACGCGGCTTCAGCTTCCATGCGTTATAAATTCTTGTTTAACTATATCCGCGATATCCAGATCAGCGGGGAAGACGGAAGTCTTTGCGTGCTCGCCAAGAGTAATTTCAAGGCTGTAGGGTTTGAGGATGAAGAAGCTTTGCTGCCTTATCCCTCGCAATCCTTTCCGGGCTACCGGATTTTGCAGGAATATTTCATTCTGCCGGAAAAGTTCCTTTTTTTTGAAATTACCGGGCTGGATAACTGGCGCTACCGGGGCGGAGGCTCAAAGTTCAAGATAGTTCTGGAACTGGAGAAAATTCCCCAGACTTTTGACCGCTTTACCAAGGAAGACATTTGTTTGTTCGCCACTCCGGCCATCAATTTGTTTAAGCGCGATGCTGAACCTGTGATTCTTGACCACAAGAGGCCGGAATATCAAGTCCGCCCGTCAGGAGATTCCGGGGGGGATTATCAGGTTTATTCCGTGGATTCAGTGGTGGGCTATGTGCAGGGCACGGTGGAAGAAAAACCTTATAAGCCGTTCCATATGTTCAATCCGCAGGCCGGAGAAATGCCTGTCTACACTGTGCATCACCGCCGTTCTCCAGTGCGGGACAAGACTGATCTTTTTGTTTCCGTGGCTTACCCGGCGCAGGGTAGTGAACCCATGACCGAGACTCTTTCTATGGCTTTGACCTGTACCAATGGCACCCTGCCGGAAAAGTTGCGTTACGGCGATATCAGCAAACCAACCGGAACTTCTCCAGAACTGGCCTCTTTCGAAAATATTCGCCAGCCTACTTCCCCGGTTCAGCCTCCGTTGGGCCGGAATCTGCTCTGGCGGCTGCTCTCACACCTTTATCTAAACTATCTTTCCGTGGCTGATGTGGAAAGTCTGCGGGCCATGGTCAAACTTTACATTTTTACCGATACCCGCGACCGGAGCGCGGTGGTGGCCAATACCAAAAGGGTGGAAGCCATTTCCGGTATGGAGGTAAGCGAGGGGGACCGTCTGGTACGTGGGCTGGTTATGCGTGGGCGGGAAATCAAGATGTCGCTGAGCTGTGACGGCTTTGCCAACAGCGGTGATCTTTATCTTTTCAGTTCGGTGATGGACCGGTTTTTTTCCGGCTATGCCTCAGTCAATTGCTTCACTCGGCTGACCGTTGAGGACACCTTAAACAAGGAGCTGTATAAGTGGGCTGCGATGATCGGAAATCGTCCGCTTCTGTAA
- the tssG gene encoding type VI secretion system baseplate subunit TssG, which produces MGCDDRKSSASVTGSLFDKPTGFSFFQAIRLLRLHSHTCTEKELEEFFRDHLRVRPQLSLGFPATDLIDIEQQKDEDDDFYRLEATFLGLYGASSPLPVFYTEELLSEASDDKSVTRDFLNILNNNAYVQFFRAWSRSRLMIKAVDEQDHSWLERLDSLLGFGHYKAFSHVPPECRRYRHIGLLTQYPRSALGLETLLKDSLRHADIHVEQCVLRKVKIPEDQRFCLGESSNVLGERSWIGEELEDRNSKFAVHLRKLDSGRFHQLLPGDGNGKKLDNLVRGYLVEPFKYDLVLEMMPGEANAAVLGGEGWSALGCDTWVFAGEHLEHAKASFPNKGGHIHERYEA; this is translated from the coding sequence GTGGGCTGCGATGATCGGAAATCGTCCGCTTCTGTAACCGGAAGCCTGTTCGACAAACCGACCGGGTTTTCCTTTTTTCAAGCTATCCGGCTGTTGCGGTTGCATTCGCATACCTGCACTGAAAAGGAGCTTGAAGAGTTCTTTCGCGACCATCTTCGTGTGCGTCCGCAACTCTCCCTCGGCTTTCCGGCCACCGATCTAATCGACATTGAGCAACAAAAAGATGAGGACGACGATTTTTACCGCCTTGAAGCCACCTTTTTGGGACTTTACGGGGCTTCCTCTCCACTCCCGGTTTTTTATACCGAGGAATTGCTGTCCGAAGCTTCCGATGACAAGTCTGTTACCCGTGATTTTTTGAATATCCTGAACAACAATGCCTACGTGCAGTTCTTCCGGGCCTGGAGTCGTTCCCGGTTGATGATCAAGGCTGTGGATGAGCAGGATCATTCATGGCTTGAACGGTTGGACAGCCTGTTGGGCTTCGGTCACTACAAGGCTTTTTCCCATGTTCCGCCGGAATGCCGCCGTTATCGTCATATCGGACTTTTGACTCAGTATCCGCGCAGTGCGCTGGGCCTTGAAACCCTGCTTAAGGATTCCCTGCGCCATGCGGATATTCATGTGGAGCAATGCGTGTTGCGTAAGGTCAAGATCCCCGAAGACCAGCGTTTCTGCCTTGGGGAAAGCTCCAATGTTTTGGGCGAGCGGTCATGGATCGGGGAAGAGTTGGAAGACCGCAATAGCAAATTCGCGGTCCATCTGCGTAAACTGGATTCAGGGCGTTTTCACCAGCTGCTGCCCGGAGACGGCAACGGCAAGAAGTTGGATAATCTGGTGCGCGGCTATCTGGTGGAACCGTTTAAATATGATCTGGTCCTTGAAATGATGCCCGGTGAGGCCAATGCTGCTGTACTCGGCGGAGAGGGATGGTCTGCACTTGGCTGCGATACCTGGGTTTTTGCCGGGGAACATCTGGAACATGCAAAAGCGTCTTTTCCCAATAAAGGCGGACACATCCATGAGAGGTACGAAGCATGA
- the tssC gene encoding type VI secretion system contractile sheath large subunit — protein MAEEKLEQQQAAQSAAEGSLLDDIVEATKLKPEDEAYSVTKAGLQAFLEEMVKPEREGAKISGNLVDDMLAQIDGKLSSQMDSIVHNKDFQKMESSWRSLKFLVDRTNFRENVRIQMMNVSKEDMLDDFDDAPEITKSGLYKQAYTAEYGQFGGQPFGAIIGNYDFGPGPQDMKLLQYTASVSAMSHAPFIAAAGPDFFGIEKWSELPNLKDLKSIFEMPQYAKWNSFRESDDARNVGLTLPKFLLRLPYGPETLPAKSFNYHESVSDGDDDFCWGNTAFAFASKLTDSFAKYRWCANIIGPQGGGAVEDLPLYQYEAMGAVQTKIPTQVLLSERREFELAEEGFIGLTMRKGSDNAAFFSANSCQKPKFFGTSKEGKEAELNYKLSTQLPYMMIMDRLAHYIKVIQRENIGTWKERGDLERELNTWISQYVTEMDNPAPSVRSRRPLRMAKIEVSDVEGDPGWYQVSLKARPHFKYMGASFTLSLVGKLEKE, from the coding sequence ATGGCAGAAGAAAAACTTGAACAACAGCAGGCTGCGCAGTCGGCTGCCGAAGGTTCGCTTCTTGATGACATTGTGGAAGCCACCAAGCTTAAGCCCGAAGATGAAGCCTATTCCGTGACCAAGGCCGGCTTGCAGGCATTCCTTGAGGAAATGGTCAAGCCGGAACGCGAGGGAGCCAAAATTTCCGGTAATCTTGTGGACGACATGCTGGCCCAGATTGATGGAAAGCTTTCCTCCCAGATGGACAGCATCGTCCACAATAAGGATTTTCAGAAAATGGAATCCTCGTGGCGGTCACTTAAATTTCTGGTGGATCGCACCAACTTTCGGGAAAACGTACGTATCCAGATGATGAACGTATCCAAAGAGGATATGCTGGATGATTTTGACGACGCCCCGGAAATTACCAAATCCGGACTCTACAAGCAGGCCTATACTGCGGAATACGGACAGTTCGGCGGCCAGCCCTTCGGGGCCATCATCGGCAATTACGATTTCGGGCCCGGCCCGCAGGATATGAAGCTGTTGCAATACACCGCTTCGGTTTCAGCCATGTCCCATGCGCCGTTTATCGCCGCAGCCGGACCGGATTTTTTTGGCATTGAAAAATGGAGTGAACTGCCCAATCTCAAGGATCTTAAATCCATTTTTGAAATGCCGCAGTACGCCAAATGGAATTCTTTCCGCGAATCGGATGATGCCCGCAATGTGGGGCTGACTCTACCTAAATTCCTGCTCCGGCTTCCCTACGGACCGGAAACACTTCCGGCCAAGAGTTTTAATTACCACGAGTCCGTATCCGACGGTGATGATGACTTTTGTTGGGGCAACACCGCTTTTGCTTTTGCCTCCAAGCTGACCGACTCATTTGCCAAGTACCGTTGGTGTGCCAATATTATCGGACCGCAGGGCGGTGGGGCTGTGGAAGACCTGCCTCTCTATCAGTACGAGGCCATGGGGGCGGTGCAGACCAAGATTCCTACTCAGGTACTCCTTTCCGAGCGTAGGGAATTTGAGCTTGCCGAAGAGGGCTTCATCGGTCTGACCATGCGCAAGGGCAGTGACAACGCGGCCTTCTTCTCCGCTAACTCCTGCCAGAAACCGAAGTTCTTCGGCACCAGCAAGGAAGGTAAGGAAGCAGAGCTTAATTACAAGCTCTCCACCCAGTTGCCTTACATGATGATTATGGACCGCTTGGCCCATTATATCAAAGTCATCCAGCGCGAAAATATCGGCACATGGAAGGAACGTGGCGATCTGGAGCGTGAACTGAACACTTGGATTTCCCAGTATGTCACCGAGATGGACAACCCCGCACCAAGTGTGCGCAGCCGCCGTCCCTTACGCATGGCCAAGATTGAGGTCAGCGATGTGGAAGGTGATCCGGGCTGGTATCAGGTTTCCCTGAAGGCCCGCCCGCACTTCAAGTACATGGGGGCTTCTTTCACCCTCTCATTGGTGGGCAAGCTGGAGAAGGAATAG
- the tssE gene encoding type VI secretion system baseplate subunit TssE produces MTTQRLLERIRFMEEDPDWRDSAEPGQVVKSVLDYLRMILNTRQGNAQIAPDFGVPDFTSMIGATGLDAVRSIEESMTEVILKYEPRLANVNIEFVPMEDNPLALHFKLQAKLALEGQDMPVVFETVLDPDGQISVKDN; encoded by the coding sequence TTGACCACTCAGCGTTTGCTCGAACGTATACGTTTCATGGAAGAGGACCCGGACTGGCGGGACTCTGCCGAGCCGGGGCAGGTGGTCAAGTCTGTGCTGGATTACCTGCGGATGATCCTGAACACCCGGCAGGGCAATGCCCAGATCGCTCCTGATTTCGGAGTGCCGGATTTTACTTCCATGATCGGGGCTACCGGGTTGGATGCGGTACGCTCCATTGAGGAATCCATGACCGAGGTTATCCTAAAATATGAACCCCGGCTGGCAAACGTAAATATTGAATTTGTTCCCATGGAGGATAACCCGCTGGCTCTGCATTTCAAGTTGCAAGCCAAGCTGGCCTTAGAGGGCCAAGACATGCCCGTAGTATTCGAGACGGTTCTCGATCCCGACGGACAAATTTCAGTGAAAGATAATTAA
- the tssA gene encoding type VI secretion system protein TssA yields the protein MDLLDLGRKPVSEEHPAGADARYEPEYDLLQQEIDKLASATAGGAVDWKRVVKLGSVILNTKSKDLKIASYLGVGLLHLKGVEGLSAGAQLLLDLISNFWDTLYPAKKRMRGRFSAVSWWAENAEKFLKNYDDGDLAKDVVDLLGKRISDLDGALAEKSEDAPVLRDLSGAVRRLPVVAEPDLKQSASSEGSDASSVVPPIGTTTLSAPHAALSVGNINSSEEYAAGLKNALVALGSVSEYLLANNLSAAEGYRLRRMSAWMPIAVLPPAENGRTMIPAPDGPVKDSILSQLQKSDFAGGLREAESRIGEYLFWLDLSRMSAEALKGLGDGYADALAALELETGFYVQRLPGLASLSFADGTPFADPKTRSWLQSLGKSKGGGALGTEGKADEVAEIMIKANELAADKKMFEAVSIICDSINTSPSLRSAFRLRSELTGLLTAEEQAGVAHAHAVELLEQIDSSGLEKWEPELALSGLLAAYGAMVAEGGPEAAAKSIEILQRISRLSPVEGLKINGFN from the coding sequence ATGGATCTACTTGATCTGGGTAGAAAGCCGGTCAGCGAAGAACACCCGGCCGGGGCAGATGCCCGTTACGAACCGGAATATGACCTTTTGCAGCAGGAGATAGATAAGCTTGCCAGCGCTACTGCCGGTGGTGCTGTGGATTGGAAGCGGGTGGTCAAGCTCGGTTCGGTGATCCTGAACACCAAGTCAAAGGATTTGAAAATCGCTTCATATCTTGGTGTGGGGCTTTTGCACCTTAAAGGAGTCGAAGGTCTTTCTGCCGGGGCGCAACTCCTGCTCGATTTGATTTCCAATTTCTGGGACACGCTTTATCCGGCAAAAAAACGTATGCGCGGTAGATTCAGTGCTGTCAGTTGGTGGGCCGAAAATGCCGAAAAATTTCTTAAAAATTATGATGACGGTGATCTTGCCAAGGACGTTGTGGATCTGCTGGGTAAACGCATATCTGATCTGGACGGGGCCTTGGCTGAAAAATCAGAAGACGCGCCTGTTCTCAGAGATTTATCCGGGGCTGTGCGGCGACTGCCAGTGGTGGCGGAGCCTGATTTAAAGCAGTCCGCCTCATCCGAAGGAAGCGATGCTTCCAGTGTTGTCCCGCCCATCGGGACGACTACCCTCTCCGCTCCCCATGCTGCGCTCAGTGTGGGCAATATAAATTCTTCTGAAGAATATGCAGCCGGACTAAAGAACGCTCTTGTTGCTCTAGGTTCTGTGTCCGAATATCTTCTTGCCAACAATCTCTCAGCTGCCGAGGGCTATAGGTTGCGGCGCATGTCTGCGTGGATGCCTATTGCTGTACTTCCGCCTGCGGAAAACGGGCGGACCATGATCCCTGCACCGGACGGCCCGGTCAAAGATTCCATTCTCAGTCAGCTTCAAAAATCTGATTTTGCCGGGGGCTTGCGTGAGGCTGAATCCCGCATCGGGGAATATCTGTTCTGGCTCGATCTAAGCCGCATGTCAGCTGAGGCTCTGAAAGGTTTAGGCGATGGATATGCCGACGCATTGGCCGCTCTTGAACTGGAAACAGGGTTTTATGTGCAGCGCCTGCCCGGTTTGGCTTCCCTGAGCTTTGCTGACGGCACTCCTTTTGCCGATCCCAAGACACGTTCATGGTTGCAATCCCTTGGGAAAAGTAAGGGTGGTGGTGCTCTCGGGACAGAGGGTAAAGCGGACGAAGTTGCTGAAATAATGATCAAAGCTAACGAATTGGCAGCGGACAAAAAAATGTTCGAGGCAGTTTCCATCATTTGTGATAGTATCAATACATCTCCCTCTTTGCGCTCTGCTTTCCGGTTGCGTTCCGAGTTGACCGGATTGCTTACGGCAGAGGAACAGGCCGGAGTGGCTCATGCACATGCAGTTGAATTGCTGGAACAAATTGACAGTTCCGGCCTTGAGAAGTGGGAGCCGGAGCTGGCTTTGTCCGGGCTGCTGGCTGCCTACGGGGCCATGGTCGCAGAGGGCGGACCGGAGGCAGCTGCAAAGAGTATTGAAATTTTACAGCGTATCAGCAGGCTCAGCCCTGTTGAGGGGTTGAAAATTAACGGATTTAACTGA
- a CDS encoding Hcp family type VI secretion system effector has translation MALTSYMKVTGKTQGQIKGDCNQLGDKKDTMLVYALDHNVEIPKDTHTGLPTGQRIHKPFTVTKHVDNGSPKLAQACCKGEQLTVEIDHYHIDATGIEKKYYTIKMEEAIIVNLHSYKPITFLPDNKGYHDMEDVSFTYSKITWTYADGNIEYTDDWKSS, from the coding sequence ATGGCACTTACTTCGTATATGAAGGTAACAGGAAAGACTCAGGGACAGATCAAAGGTGATTGCAACCAGCTCGGTGATAAAAAAGATACCATGCTTGTCTATGCGCTGGATCATAATGTGGAAATCCCCAAAGACACACATACCGGACTTCCCACCGGGCAGCGTATCCACAAACCGTTCACCGTGACCAAGCATGTGGACAACGGTTCTCCCAAACTGGCTCAAGCCTGCTGTAAGGGTGAGCAGCTTACCGTAGAAATTGACCATTACCACATCGACGCCACTGGAATTGAGAAGAAGTACTACACCATCAAAATGGAAGAAGCGATCATCGTTAACCTGCATAGTTACAAACCCATAACTTTCCTGCCCGATAACAAAGGGTATCACGACATGGAAGATGTGAGTTTCACCTATTCCAAAATTACTTGGACCTACGCTGACGGCAATATCGAATACACCGATGATTGGAAATCCAGCTAA